One genomic segment of Musa acuminata AAA Group cultivar baxijiao chromosome BXJ3-3, Cavendish_Baxijiao_AAA, whole genome shotgun sequence includes these proteins:
- the LOC135634100 gene encoding CBL-interacting protein kinase 6-like, giving the protein MEDVPPPSQSSEGRSVLHGRYELGRVIGQGTFGKVHLARNLLTGKSVAIKVVGKEKVIQVGMMEQVKREISVMKMVRHPNIVELYEVMATRSKIYFVMELVRGGELFAKVARSGRLREDAARNYFRQLVSAIDFCHGRGVYHRDLKLENLLLDDQGNLKIADFGLSAFAEHVRPDGLLHTACGTPAYVAPEVFGKKGYDGAKADLWSCGVILFVLLAGFLPFHDENILAMYKKIRRGDFRCPPWFSSDTRRLITKLLDPIPSTRITVGKLMEIPWFKKSSVPKGMPAPAAVGESGDREWAKKDGEEPETLNAFHLISFSDGFDLSPLFVGSERREEEMRFATREPASVVVSRLEGVAAITAGKYRVTKSSMTGVRLEGEQRGRKGKLAIAAQIFAVAPSVLVVAVKKDGGDTLEYQRFCSDELRPALKDIMLASSSDGQAAAP; this is encoded by the coding sequence ATGGAGGACGTGCCGCCGCCCTCGCAGTCTTCGGAAGGCCGCAGCGTCCTGCACGGCCGGTACGAGCTCGGCCGGGTCATAGGACAGGGCACCTTCGGGAAGGTGCACCTCGCGCGGAATCTCCTCACTGGCAAGAGCGTGGCGATAAAGGTGGTGGGCAAGGAGAAGGTGATCCAGGTGGGCATGATGGAGCAGGTGAAGCGCGAGATCTCGGTGATGAAGATGGTCCGCCATCCCAACATCGTGGAGCTCTATGAAGTTATGGCCACCCGCTCCAAGATCTACTTCGTCATGGAGCTCGTCCGCGGCGGTGAGCTCTTCGCCAAGGTTGCCCGCTCCGGCCGCCTTCGGGAGGACGCCGCCCGCAACTACTTCCGCCAGCTCGTCTCCGCCATCGACTTCTGCCACGGTCGCGGCGTCTACCACCGGGACCTCAAGCTGGAGAACCTCCTGTTGGATGATCAAGGCAACCTCAAGATTGCCGATTTCGGACTCAGCGCGTTCGCCGAGCACGTCCGGCCCGACGGGCTCCTCCACACTGCCTGCGGTACGCCGGCTTACGTCGCCCCGGAGGTGTTCGGCAAGAAGGGCTACGACGGTGCCAAGGCCGATCTCTGGTCCTGCGGCGTCATCCTCTTCGTTCTCCTCGCAGGGTTTCTGCCGTTCCACGATGAGAACATCCTCGCCATGTACAAGAAGATTCGGCGCGGCGACTTCCGGTGCCCTCCGTGGTTCTCGTCGGACACCCGAAGGCTCATCACCAAGCTACTCGACCCAATCCCCAGCACGAGAATCACCGTCGGCAAGCTCATGGAGATCCCGTGGTTCAAGAAGTCTTCGGTGCCGAAAGGGATGCCTGCGCCGGCGGCCGTGGGGGAGAGCGGAGACAGAGAATGGGCGAAGAAAGACGGAGAGGAGCCGGAGACGCTGAACGCGTTCCATCTGATATCGTTCTCGGACGGGTTCGATCTCTCGCCGCTGTTTGTGGGAAGcgaaaggagggaggaggagatgcGGTTCGCGACAAGGGAGCCGGCCAGCGTGGTAGTGTCGCGGCTGGAGGGCGTGGCTGCGATAACGGCAGGGAAGTACCGGGTGACGAAGAGCAGCATGACGGGGGTGAGGCTGGAGGGGGAGCAGCGGGGAAGGAAGGGGAAGCTGGCAATAGCCGCGCAGATCTTCGCGGTGGCTCCGTCGGTGCTCGTGGTGGCGGTCAAGAAGGACGGCGGCGACACCCTCGAGTACCAAAGGTTCTGCAGCGACGAACTCCGCCCTGCGCTCAAGGACATCATGTTGGCTTCATCATCCGACGGTCAGGCCGCTGCACCCTGA
- the LOC135634228 gene encoding probable WRKY transcription factor 4, whose translation MTEEGDGSATPQEDKPRGGDDDGGTPPSPSSERPPPADLGSDATAVVKGGGYGAVPAAKADGRSFSQLLAGAMASPVGSPRPPPILTVPVVAVPCLLAPAALIESPGFTGQFAMTHQAVLAAVTAQAQMQMQAAYPPPSETTTNSFPHSMLPAVSPVPLQQMSSVPEACSGDIYHWRKYGQKQVKNTENFRSYYRCADSNCLAKKKVECYPDGKICDVIYRGKHNHDPPQKYRYTRDRGAQSGGSSRENESIERLKNELNESGSSSCKAEQNSGNDTPEQQLDHSSDCKGVAGVTTKKDFGDEPDPKRRLSENTKSFSMPVPKQVKEHVVQTEIDAKHLSDGYRWRKYGQKLVKGNPNPRSYYRCTHDGCPVRKHVERASHDAQSLLITYEGKHNHDQPTPKFASDQPASDSPVQEIDSKTSLSDRKSSKDLNPNNLANNLTGDKASEFGGHKAPEGAQSLPSSKEGSESTDPDGMRNPLLSENPAAVPVENC comes from the exons ATGACGGAAGAGGGCGACGGCTCGGCGACGCCGCAGGAGGATAAGCCAAGGGGCGGCGACGACGACGGCGGGACTCCGCCGTCACCGTCTTCTGAGAGGCCTCCGCCCGCCGATCTCGGGTCCGATGCTACCGCTGTGGTGAAGGGAGGCGGTTACGGGGCTGTGCCGGCGGCCAAAGCTGATGGCAGGTCGTTCTCGCAGCTCCTGGCGGGGGCCATGGCATCGCCGGTGGGGAGCCCACGCCCGCCGCCGATCCTCACCGTCCCGGTGGTCGCCGTCCCCTGCTTGCTCGCCCCTGCCGCGTTGATCGAGTCGCCTGGGTTCACG GGTCAGTTTGCAATGACCCATCAAGCAGTATTGGCTGCAGTCACAGCTCAGGCACAGATGCAGATGCAAGCTGCATATCCTCCTCCATCAGAAACAACGACGAATTCATTTCCACACTCTATGCTTCCAGCTGTTAGCCCTGTACCATTGCAACAAATGTCATCGGTGCCTGAG GCATGCTCGGGTGATATTTACCACTGGCGGAAGTATGGCCAGAAGCAAGTGAAGAACACAGAGAATTTCCGAAGTTATTACAGATGTGCAGATTCCAATTGTTTAGCTAAGAAAAAAGTTGAGTGTTACCCAGATGGCAAAATTTGTGATGTAATCTACAGAGGTAAACATAACCATGACCCACCTCAAAAGTATCGATACACGAGGGACAGAGGAGCTCAGTCTGGTGGATCCTCCAGGGAAAATGAAAGTATAGAACGTCTGAAAAACGAACTTAATGAGTCAGGCTCTTCATCCTGTAAGGCTGAGCAAAATTCTGGAAATGACACCCCTGAACAGCAGTTAGATCATTCAAGTGATTGCAAAGGGGTTGCTGGGGTTACAACCAAGAAAGATTTTGGGGATGAACCAGATCCAAAACGAAG GCTAAGTGAAAACACAAAAAGCTTCTCAATGCCAGTACCTAAACAGGTTAAGGAACATGTTGTACAGACTGAAATCGATGCAAAACATTTGAGTGATGGCTACAGATGGAGGAAGTATGGACAAAAATTAGTGAAGGGGAATCCTAATCCTAG AAGTTACTACAGGTGCACACATGATGGATGCCCTGTTCGTAAGCATGTTGAGAGGGCATCTCATGATGCACAATCTCTTCTCATCACTTATGAAGGTAAACACAATCATGACCAGCCAACACCTAAATTTGCCAGTGATCAGCCAGCTAGTGACAGTCCAGTTCAAGAAATCGATTCAAAAACATCTTTGTCGGATAGAAAATCTTCGAAAGACTTGAATCCAAATAACTTGGCCAATAATTTAACTGGTGACAAGGCATCAGAATTTGGAGGTCACAAAGCACCAGAAGGTGCTCAATCTCTCCCGAGCAGCAAGGAGGGCAGTGAGAGTACTGACCCTGATGGTATGAGAAATCCTCTTCTCAGTGAAAATCCGGCAGCAGTCCCAGTTGAGAACTGCTGA